The genomic segment TGCTGGACCGTTATGCATTGCAGCAGGACGATCGTGTGCAGGTATCGGCAGCGGTTGAAGTCGATGTGAAAACCCGTTCACTGCTGATGTTCCGGCTCGGCGAAGAATGGCTGGGCTTGGCCACTCGCACCTTGGTGGAAGTGGCGCCGATGCAAGCCATTCACTCGTTGCCGCACCAGCGCTCCCGGGCTTTGCTCGGTGTGGCAAATGTACGCGGCGCGCTGGTGGCCTGCCTGTCGCTGGTGGAATTGCTCGGCCTCGATGCGACCGTCGGTGTGGTCTCTGGTGCGCGGGTCATGCCACGCATGCTGATCATTGCCGCTCAGGGCGGTCCGGTGGTGGTGCCGGTGGACGAGGTGGACGGTATTCATGCCATCGACGAACGCATTCTGGACGCCGCCTCGCAGTCCGGCGTGCAGGCCAGTGCGAAGTACACGCGCGGTGTGTTGCAGTTCAAGGGGCGAAGCCTGCGTTGGCTGGACGAAGAACAATTGCTGTCCGCCGTGACCCGGAGCCTCACATGACCCCCGAGCAAATGCGCGACGCCTCTTTGCTGGAGCTGTTCAGCCTGGAAGCCGAGGCCCAGACCCAGGTGCTGAGCACCGGCCTGCTGGCGTTGGAGCGCGACCCGACCCAGGCCGATCATCTGGAGTCGTGCATGCGCGCGGCGCACTCGCTCAAGGGCGCGGCGCGGATCGTCGGCGTCGATGCCGGGGTCAGCGTTGCGCACGTGATGGAAGATTGTCTGGTCAGTGCTCAGGAAGGGCGACTGTACCTGCGGCCCGAGCACATCGACGCGCTGCTGCAAGGCACCGATTTGCTGATGCGTATCGCCACGCCGAGTAGCGCTCCGGCACCTGTGGAGATCGACGCTTATGTGGCGTTGATGGGGCATTTGCTCGATCCGATGGCCGCTGCACTGGCCAGTCAATCAATGGCGCCGGTGATGGCCGAGTTGCAGATGGAAGCGCCCAGGCTCAAAGACGAGCTCCCCATCCCGGTCCCGGTCGTCGAGCCGGTAATGCCGACAGAGCCACTGAAAAAATCCAGGCGCACCACCGAGAACGGTGAGCGCGTGCTGCGGGTCACGGCTGAACGCCTGAACAGCCTGCTCGATCTGTCGAGCAAATCGCTGGTGGAAACCCTGCGTCTGAAGCCGCATCTGGCGACCATGCAGCGCCTCAAGCGTATGCAGGGCAACGGTTTGCGGGCACTGGAAAATCTCAATGTGCACCTCAAGGAACACGCCTTGAGCCTGGAAGCCCAGGAGGCGCTTGAAGACGCCCGCCGTCTGCTCGCTGAAACTCATCACCTGCTGGCGGAAAAGAACGCCGAACTCGATGAATTTGCCTGGCAGGCCAGTCAGCGCGCGCAAGTGTTGTACGACACGGCGCTGGCCTGTCGCATGCGGCCGTTTGCCGATGTGCTGAGCGGACAAGTGCGCATGGTCCGCGACCTGGGTCGCAGCCTTGGTAAACAGGTGCGTCTGGAGATCGAAGGGGAAAAGACCCAGGTCGATCGTGACGTGCTGGAAAAACTCGAAGCGCCGCTCACGCACCTGCTGCGCAATGCCGTGGATCACGGTATCGAAACCCCGCAGCAACGGCTGTTGGCCGGCAAGCCTGAAGAAGGCTTGATCCGCCTGCGCGCCTCGCATCAGGCCGGGCTGCTGGTACTGGAATTGAGCGACGACGGCAATGGGGTGGACCTGGAAAAAGTCCGCCGCAGCATCGTTGAACGGCAATTGTCCCCCACTGAAACAGCGGCTCAACTGAGCGAAGAAGAGCTGCTGACGTTCCTGTTCCTGCCGGGTTTCAGCCTGCGCGATACGGTCACCGAAGTCTCGGGCCGCGGCGTCGGTCTCGATGCGGTGCAGCACATGGTCCGCCAGTTGCGCGGCGCCGTGGTGCTGGAACAGACGGCGGGCGAGGGCAGTCGTTTCCATCTGGAAGTGCCGCTGACCTTGTCGGTGGTGCGCAGCCTGGTGGTGGAAGTCGGCGACGAGGCCTATGCCTTCCCACTGGCTCACATCGAACGGATGTGCGACCTGGAGCCGGACGACATCGTCCAGCTCGAAGGCCGTCAGCATTTCTGGCACGAAGGCCGGCATGTCGGGTTGGTGGCCGCCAGTCAGCTGTTGCACCGTCCCGCGAGCCAGAGCAGCCAGGCGACCCTCAAGGTCGTGGTGATTCGTGAGCGCGAGGCGATTTACGGGGTAGCCGTCGAGCGCTTTGTTGGTGAGCGGACCTTGGTCGTGTTGCCGCTGGATGAGCGGCTGGGCAAGGTGCAGGACATTTCCGCCGGGGCGTTGCTGGACGACGGTTCAGTGGTGCTGATCGTCGATGTTGAAGACATGCTGCGCTCGGTGGACAAACTGTTGAACACCGGCCGGCTGGAGCGTATTGCCCGTCACAGCCAGCAAACGGTGGAAGCGGCACGCAAACGGATTCTGGTGGTGGACGATTCGCTGACGGTGCGCGAGTTGCAACGCAAGCTGCTGCTCAATCGCGGCTACGACGTGGCGGTGGCGGTGGATGGCATGGATGGCTGGAATGCCCTGCGTTCGGAGGATTTTGACCTGTTGATCACTGATATCGACATGCCGCGCATGGATGGCATCGAACTGGTGTCGTTGCTGCGCCGGGACAATCGCCTGCAATCGCTGCCGGTGATGGTGGTGTCCTACAAGGACCGCGAAGAAGATCGCCGTCGTGGACTGGACGCCGGGGCCGACTATTATTTAGCCAAGGCCAGTTTTCATGACGATGCCCTGCTCGACGCCGTGGTCGAGCTTATCGGAGGTGCGCGGGCATGAAAATCGCAATCGTCAACGACATGCCCATGGCGGTGGAAGCCCTGCGCCGTGCCCTGGCCTTCGAGCCGGCACATCAGGTGATCTGGGTCGCGGCCAATGGTGCCGAAGCGGTACAACGCTGTGCCGAACACACCCCGGACCTGATCCTGATGGACCTGATCATGCCGGTGATGGATGGTGTGGAGGCAACCCGGCAGATCATGGCCGAAACGCCGTGCGCGATTGTCATCGTCACCGTCGACCGCCAGCAGAACGTGCACCGGGTATTCGAAGCCATGGGCCACGGCGCGCTGGACGTGGTCGACACACCGGCCATTGGTGCCGGCAATGCCCAGGAAGCGGCCGCGCCGTTGTTGCGCAAGATCATGAACATTGGCTGGCTGATTGGCGAGAAAGGCAAACGGGTGCGCTCGGCGCCGACCCCGTCGCGCAGCTCGGCGTCGCGCCAGCGACTGGTGGCCATCGGCTCGTCCGCGGGCGGGCCGGCGGCGCTGGAACTGTTACTCAAGGGCCTGCCGAAGGATTTTTCCGCCGCCATCGTCCTGGTGCAACATGTGGACCAGGTGTTCGCCGCCGGCATGGCCGAATGGCTCAGCAGCGCCAGCGGCCTGAACGTGCGCCTGGCTCGCGAGGGCGAACCGCCCCAGCCTGGCACGGTGTTGCTGGCGGGCACCAATCACCATATTCGCTTGTTGAAAAACGGTACGCTGGCTTACACCGCCGAACCGGTCAATGAGATATATCGGCCCTCTATCGATGTGTTTTTCGAGAGTGTGGCCAGTTACTGGAACGGCGATGCGGTGGGCGTTTTGCTGACCGGCATGGGCCGTGATGGCGCGCAAGGGCTCAAACTCATGCGCCAACAGGGTTATCTGACCATCGCCCAGGACCAGAACAGCAGTGCGGTGTATGGCATGCCGAAGGCGGCCGCGGCCATCGACGCCGCCGTGGAAATTCGCCCACTGGACAAGATAGCGCCAAGATTGCTGGAGATATTCCCCAAATGACGATTTTCCCCGGCAACCCTGGCCCCGGCAGTACTCAGGTGACAGCTCATGAATGACTTACAGCTCGACGGCTACAAGACCGACGAAAACGCCGCCATGGTGTTGTTGGTGGATGATCAGGCGATGATCGGCGAGGCCGTGCGCCGTGGGCTGTCGAATGAAGAGAACATCGACTTCCATTTCTGCGCCGACCCGCACCAGGCCATTGCCCAAGCCATTCGCATCAAGCCGACGGTGATTCTGCAGGACCTGGTCATGCCCGGCCTCGACGGTTTGAGCCTGGTGCGCGAATACCGCAATCATCCGGCGACCAAGGACATTCCGATCATCGTCCTGTCGACCAAGGAAGACCCGCTGATCAAGAGCGCGGCGTTTGCCGCCGGCGCCAACGACTATCTGGTCAAGCTGCCGGACAACATCGAACTGGTGGCGCGTATCCGCTATCACTCGCGCTCCTACATGACCCTGCTGCAACGCGATGCCGCTTACCGGGCGTTGCGGGTCAGCCAGCAGCAGTTGCTTGACACCAATCTGGTGCTGCAACGGCTGATGAACTCCGACGGCCTGACCGGGCTGTCAAATCGTCGCCACTTTGACGAATACCTTGAGCTCGAATGGCGCCGCTCGCTGCGCGACCAGACGCAACTGTCGTTGCTGATGATCGACGTCGATTACTTCAAGTCCTACAACGACAGCTTCGGCCATCTGGAAGGCGACGAAGCCCTGCGCAAGGTCGCTACCGCCATTCGCGATGCCAGCGCCCGGCCGTCCGACTTGCCGGCTCGTTATGGCGGTGAAGAATTTGCGCTGGTATTGCCCAACACCTCGCCGGGCGGGGCGCGACTGGTGGCGGAGAAACTGCGCCAGACCGTGGCAGCGTTGAAAATCCCGCACATCGTTCCGGCTGAAGGGGCGAGCCTGACGATCAGTATTGGCCTGTCGACTGTGATTCCGCAGGCGGGCAGCGATTGCCGGCAATTGATCTCGGCGGCGGATAAAGGGCTGTACCTGGCGAAGAACAATGGGCGTAATCAGGTGGGGATCGAGTGAGGGCGCCTGATCCCACAGGTTTCCTGTCGTCTCGCAACGCGGTAGTGAAACTGCAAGCAGTCTGAAACCATTCACCCCTAAAGCCGCCAGGCGGGCTGCCGTGACAGTCTGATTACGTTATACTCGTCGGCTTTCAAAAGTTCGCCAACGAGTGCTGCCCGCCATGGAAATCAACCCGATCCTTAACAGTATCAAGGACCTGTCCGAGCGCTCCGAAACTATTCGGGGGTATCTTTGACTACGATCAAAAGCATGAGCGTCTGACTGAGGTCAATCGCGAGCTTGAAGATCCGGCTGTCTGGAACAACCCGTCATACGCTCAGGAACTGGGCCGCGAGCGGTCGCTGCTGGCGCAGATCGTCGAAACCCTCGACGAAATGCACACCGGCCTGGCCGACGCCAAGGATTTGCTGCTGATGTCCGCCGAAGAGGAAGACCAGGCCGCCGTCGATGACGTCGCCGCCGAAGTCGAACGTCTGCGCGAATCCCTGGAAAAACTCGAATTCCGTCGCATGTTCAGCGGTGAAATGGACGCCAACAACGCCTACCTGGACATCCAGGCCGGCTCCGGCGGCACCGAGGCCCAGGACTGGGCCAACATTCTGCTGCGCATGTACCTGCGCTGGGCCGATAAACGTGGCTTCGACGCGACCATCATGGAACTGTCCGCCGGTGAAGTCGCCGGGATCAAGGGCGCGACCGTGCACATCAAGGGCGAGTACGCCTTTGGCTGGTTGCGGACCGAGATCGGTGTACACCGTCTGGTGCGCAAGAGCCCGTACGACTCGGGCAACCGTCGCCATACCTCGTTCTCGGCCGTGTTCGTGTCGCCGGAAATCGATGACAACATCGAAATCGACATCAACCCGTCGGACCTGCGCATCGACACCTACCGCTCCTCCGGTGCCGGTGGTCAGCACGTAAACACCACCGACTCGGCCGTACGTATCACCCACGTACCATCCAACACCGTGGTCAGCTGCCAGAACGAACGCTCCCAGCACGCCAACAAAGACACCGCGATGAAAATGTTGCGGGCGCGCTTGTACGAGCAGGAAGTGCAGAAACGCAACGCCGCCTCCCAGGCCCTGGAAGACACCAAGTCGGACATCGGCTGGGGTCACCAGATTCGCTCGTATGTACTCGATGCGTCGCGAATCAAGGATTTGCGCACTAACATCGAACGCAGCGACTGCGACAAGGTGCTCGACGGCGATATCGACGAATACCTGGTGGCCAGCCTCAAACAAGGGCTGTAAACCGTCAGTCAAGACCTTAAGTCCCCTGCCACCGGTGGGGGCAACGAACCTGTGATGGAATTTTTAAAGACATGAGCGACCTAGAACTCGACCCGCAAGCCCTGCAACAGGAAGAAAACTCCCTGATCGCCTTGCGCAAGGAAAAGCTGGCTGCCGAGCGCGCCAAGGGCAATGCTTTCCCGAACGACTTCCGCCGTGACGCCTACTGCGAAGACTTGCAGAAGCAGTACGTCGACAAGACCAAGGAAGAGCTGGCAGAGGCTGCAATCGCGGTCAAGGTTGCCGGTCGCATCATGCTCAACCGTGGCTCGTTCATGGTGATCCAGGATATGTCCGGTCGCATTCAGGTTTACGTCAACCGTAAAACCCTGTCGGAAGAAACCCTGGCCGCGGTGAAGACCTGGGACCTGGGCGACATCATTGCCGCCGAAGGCACACTGGCCCGTTCCGGCAAGGGCGACCTGTACGTTGAAATGACCAGCGTGCGCCTGCTGACCAAATCCCTGCGCCCACTGCCGGACAAGCACCACGGCCTGTCCGACACCGAGCAGCGCTACCGCCAGCGTTACGTTGACCTGATCGTCAACGAAGACGTGCGCCATACCTTCCGCGTGCGTTCGCAAGTGATTGCCCACACCCGCGCCTTCCTGATGCAGCGTGACTTCCTGGAAGTCGAAACGCCGATGCTGCAAACCATTCCGGGTGGTGCCGCAGCCAAGCCTTTCGAAACTCACCACAACGCGCTGGACATGGGCATGTACCTGCGCATCGCGCCGGAGCTGTACCTCAAGCGCCTGGTTGTGGGCGGCTTCGAGAAAGTGTTCGAGATCAACCGCAACTTCCGTAACGAAGGCGTTTCGACTCGTCACAATCCTGAATTCACCATGTTGGAGTTCTACCAGGCCTACGCCGACTACGAAGACAACATGGACCTGACCGAAGAACTGTTCCGCGAACTGGCGCAACTGGTTCTGGGCAGCACCGACGTGCCGTACGGCGACAAGGTGTTCCACTTCGGCGAACCGTTCGTGCGTCTGTCGGTGTTCGACTCGATCCTCAAGTACAACCCCGAGCTGAGCGCTGACGACCTGACCGATATCGACAAGGCTCGCGCCATCGCCAAGAAAGCCGGCGCCAAGGTGCTGGGCTTCGAAGGCCTGGGCAAGCTGCAAGTGATGATTTTCGAAGAACTGGTCGAGCACAAGCTGGAACAGCCGCACTTCATCACCCAGTACCCGTTCGAAGTGTCGCCGCTGGCCCGTCGTAACGATGACAACCCGAACGTCACCGACCGTTTCGAGCTGTTCATTGGCGGCCGTGAAATCGCCAACGCCTACTCCGAGTTGAACGACGCGGAAGACCAGGCCGAGCGCTTCATGGCTCAGGTGGCCGACAAGGATGCCGGCGACGACGAAGCCATGCACTACGACGCCGACTTCGTTCGCGCACTGGAATACGGCATGCCGCCGACCGCCGGTGAAGGCATCGGCATCGACCGTCTGGTGATGTTGTTGACCAACTCACCGTCGATCCGCGACGTGATCCTGTTCCCGCACATGCGGCCGCAAGCGTAAGTGCTTCAATTAAAAAGCCGCCTATGACAGGCGGCTTTTTATTGCCTGTCTGGTACAAACGTATCAATTTGTTACTTTCATTTGAGAGGAAATGCCTGTCGTGAATCGTGCAATTGCTCAAGAAGGTGCAGCGGGCATCGCCACTGCGGTCGCTGAAAGTGTTCAGTATCAGGGCCGCAAGGCCAGCCGCCAGGGCAGCGAGCAGCGCCGACAGGACATTCTTGATGCAGCGATGCGCATCGTCGTACGCGACGGCGTGCGTGCGGTACGCCATCGGGCGGTGGCGGCTGAAGCGGGTGTGCCGTTGTCGGCCACCACCTACTATTTCAAGGACATCGATGACTTGCTCACCGATACCTTCGCGCAATACGTGGAGCGCAGCGCCGCTTACATGGCCATGTTGTGGGTAAACAACGAAGGTCTGCTGCGTGAGATGGTGGTCAGCGGCGACGGCAGCCCCGAGTCGCGTTCGCAACTGGCGGACAATATTGCCCGGTTGATGGCCGACTATGTGCACCGGCAACTGCTCAATCGCCGCGAGCACTTGATGGCCGAGCAGGCGTTCCGCCAGGAAGCGCTGCTTAATCCGCGCCTGGCGCTGCTGGTACGTTCCCACCAGCAGATTCTGCTACAGGGCACGTGCCAGCTTTTCCAGGTTCTGGGTTCACGCGAGCCGCAACAGGATGCCAAGGTGTTGACGGCTATCATCGGTCGCATGGAATATCAGGGCCTGCTCAACGATGCCGAGCCTTTGGCCGAAGAGGACATGCTCGGTATCCTGAACCGCTATATGCACCTGGTATTGGCGTCGGTGTGATTTTTATGTGAGCACAAAACCCTGTGGGAGCGAGCTTGCTCGCGATAGCTGTCTGACATTCAACATCTTTGTTGCCTGACATGACGCCATCGCGAGCAAGCTCGCTCCCACAAGGGCCAGTTTTGCCAAGGGTTTTAACAGGAGTTTCGGGTGGACGATTACCAGCAGACGATTCGCATGTTGTCCGACCGCATTGTGCTGGCGCAGACGCCGATTCGCGTCCTCGATGCAGTGAAGTGGGACGAGAACATCCGCAAGGGCTTCCTCAAGGCCAAAGGCAAGGAAATGCCGGCGGTCGATCGCGACTATTACCTCAATCGGCCGCTATCGTTCGACTCCAGCAAGGTGAAGCTGGAATTCCAGAACATCGAGCGCGACATCACCCGCCAGCTGGGCCAGTTCAACCCGGTCGGCCAGATCATGCGCCGCATGTGCAAGGAATACCGCATGGTGGTGCGCATGCTCGAGGCACGCGGCACCGAGGATTTCGGCCTGATTTCCCAGGAGCTGTATGGCGCGGCATCGGATGCGTTTCACGCCGGCGACCCGACCCTGGCCGACCTGGGCCTGATGCTCTCCGACTACCTGAATAACATCGACGGCCGTGGCGACCTCAAGGACGAACCGAAAACCCTCACCGCCAAGGACGCCGTCAACCTGCTGCAAACCCGGCTGAACAAGGTGTTTGGCGAGGCCGAGGAAACCATTCGGGTGTTCGAGTCCGACGGGATCGTCGCCGACGCAGCGGCGGGCGCCGACTACATCAAGATCCGCGCCGACGCGATGTTCAACGACCGCGACGTGCGTGCGCTGGAAGTCCATGAAGGCCTGGTGCATGTCGGCACCACCCTCAACGGCCTGAACCAGCCGATCTGCACTTTCCTGTCCAAAGGCCCGCCGTCGTCTACCGTGACCCAGGAAGGCCTGGCGATCCTGATGGAAATCATCACCTTCGCCTCCTACCCGAGCCGCCTGCGAAAGCTGACCAACCGCACTCGTGCCATCCACATGGTGGAGGAGGGCGCGGACTTTTTGCAGGTGTTCGAGTTCTTCCGTGAGCAAGGCTTTGAAATGGCCGAAAGCTATGGCAATGCCAGTCGGGTTTTCCGTGGTTCGACACCGACAGGTCTGCCATTCACCAAAGACTTGTCCTACCTCAAGGGCTTTATCATGGTTTACAACTACATTCAGTTGGCCGTGCGTAAAGGCAAGCTTGAGCAGGTGCCGCTATTGTTCTGCGGCAAGACCACGTTGGAAGACATGCGCACCTTGCGTCAGTTGGTCGATGAGGGCTTGGTAGTGCCGCCCAAGTATTTGCCGGAACAGTTCAGGGACATGAACGCGTTGTCGGCGTGGATGTGCTTCTCCAACTTCCTCAACCACCTGAGCCTGGATCGGATCGAGGCGGATTACTCGAACATCCTTTAACGATGACACCCTCTCCTGTGGGAACGGGCTTGCCCGCGATTGCGGACTGACAGACAACATAGGTGTTGGATGTACCGGCCCCATCGCGGACAAGCCCGCTCCCACAGGGACTGCTATCCAATCTATCTCTGCGAGGTTCCAACGGATGCGAATCCTCGGCATTTTCTGCCTTCTCCTGACCCTGAGCGGTTGCAGCTCGCTGCTGTTCTACCCCGAACCCGGCCAGCCGTTCACTCCCGAAAAAGCTCATCTTCAATTTCGTGACGTCACCCTGACCACCGCCGACGGCCTCAAGCTGCACGGCTGGTGGTTGCCGGCCAAACAGGGCGTCGAAGTCAAAGGCACCGTGCTGCACCTGCACGGCAACGGCGGCAATCTCTCCATGCACCTGGGCGGCAGTTGGTGGTTGCCGGAGGCGGGTTACCAGGTATTGCTGGTGGACTATCGCGGTTATGGCCTGTCCGAAGGCAAGCCAAGCCTGCCGGCGATCTATCAGGACATCGACGCCGCGTTCAAATGGCTCGACCAGGCCCCCGAGGTCAAAGGCAAGCCGCTGATCGTGCTGGGCCAGAGCCTCGGCGGCTCGATGGCCGTGCACTATCTGGTTCAGCACCCGCAGCGTCAGCGCCAACTCAAGGCATTGGTACTCGACGGGGCGCCCGCCAGCTACCGCGATGTCGGACGCTATGCCCTCACCACGTCGTGGCTGACCTGGCCATTCCAGGTGCCGCTGTCGTGGCTGGTGCCGGACGGCGACAGTGCGATCAACTCCATGGCGCAACTCAACGGCGTGCCGAAACTGATCTACCACAGCATCGACGACCAGCTCGTGCCCCTTTCCAACGGCATCCGTCTGTATCAAGCTGCGCCGCCACCGCGCGTGCTGCAACTGACCCGTGGCGGTCATGTGCAGACCTTTGCCGATCCGGTCTGGCGCACCGTCATGCTGCGCTATCTGGAAGACCCGCAGCATTTCAACGGCCTGCGGCGCCTGGGGGAAATCCCCAATTACCCGGTGCCGACGAATTCAAAAGATGAACCACCAGAGAGTCCGCAATGAGTGAAGAACGTAACGCCATCCCGCTGATCATCACCGGTATCTGCAGCATCATTGGCACCGTCGGTTGCCTGTGGTACTACGGCTACCTGCACTTCGCCAAGCCTGAGGATGCGTTGCTGCTCAACGAATTCACCATGCTCAAGACCGTGCCGGGCGAAGACTACAAAGTCTCCCTCGACCCGGCGCCGCAGGTCGCACAATGTATCGACGGCGTGCTGGTGCTGTTCGACACCGAACAGAAAGGCCTGACCGGCGTGCTGGTCAATGCGCAGAAAAAAGCAGTGCGGTGCATGGGGCAGGAGACGCCGCAGAAGCTTGAGCCGTAACAAATCCCGTGGGCGCCACATCACTACTGTGGGATTTTGTGAACGGCCACCAAAAAGCCCCCGCCTGATCACTCAGGCGGGGGCTTTTGCGTTACAGCGTGGCGCTTAGTTCGAGCTGACCGCCGAACGTGGCACCACCGGCTGGTTGTCGTTGGAAATGGTCACTTCCACCCGACGATTCATTGCACGGCCCGATACGCTGCCGTTGTCGGCAACCGGGTATTCCTTGCCATAACCCTGCACGACGATGCGCGAAGGATCGACGCCCATCTTGATCAGCGCCACTTGTACCGAAGTCGCACGGCGCTCGGACAGCGACTGGTTGTAGCCCGGTGCGCCGGTGCTGTCGGTGTAGCCTTCGATAATCACTTTACGGTCCGGGTTTTCCTGGAGGAATTGCGCCAGCTTGTTGATGTTGACCAGGCCGGTGGACTTCAGGTCAGCCTTGTTGGTGGCGAACAGCACGTCACCGAAGGTCACCAGCGTACCGCGATCGGTCTGCTTGGCGTTGAGGCTGTCCTGCAGCTGTTTGATCTGCGCGTTGCGCGAATCGAGGATGGCGCGGGCGCGCTGGTCACCGGCGTTTTTCAGATTGGCTTCAGCGGTGCGCAGGGCGATGGTCTGCTTGGCCACTTCAACACGCTGATTGGTCAGGTAAGCCAGTTGGTCGACTTTCGACGCATCCTGTTTGTCCTGATAGGCCTTCTCCGCCTTGTCCAGATAATCGCTGGCGTCTTTGGTTTCCAGCGCCGCGACTTTGCTGGCTTGTGGATTGGCCTGCAGGCCTTCGTAGTTGGTACGAGCGTTGTTCAAATTGCTGTTCGGCGGCGTGGAGCAGGCAGCCAGAGCAACACTTGCAGCCAGCAGGGCAGGGATCATCAATTGTTTACGCATAATATTTTCGTCCTTTTAATCGATTTCGAAATACGTGGGGCTGTCGACAGCGGCTTATTGCACGCTGCGCATGCCTTCCTGACGCAGTTCCTGAACACCTTTCTGGGAGTCCTTCAGAGCCTGCTCGGCTTTGGCGGCCTGAGCCTTGCGTTCAGCGACGCGAGCGTCCCATTCAGCCTGTTCGGCCAGACGCTTGGCTTCGTCGTACTTCTTGTCGTGCATCGCGATTTCGGCTTGTTTGAGCTTGTCCTGGGCGGACTTCATTTCCACCGCTGCGAACTCGGTGCCACCGGCGCTGACCGCGCTGTTGACGGCCGATTGAGTCACCGCGTATTGCTCGGTCGGCGGGTTGCCAGCGCAACCGGCGAGCACGAAGGTGCTGCCGAGGGCCAGGGCAGCCAGTTTCAGACCGCGCAGGTTGGCGAACGAGGATTTGGCAGTACGGGTCTTCATGGTCTTCAACTCCATTAGATAGCTCCTGAAAAACATCAAATCCAGCCTGGTTTGCTGTGTCGTCACCGTGCAATCACCACGCGGTGTTTTGAAACGACCGTACCAGGCGTGGTTAATGGGTACGACCCGAGGCGTTTTTCAAAAGTTCAGAGAAGATGGCCCATGGCCTGAAAAAACTTTGACCGAACGGACAAGGCTCTAAACCGGGAACTTTGGCGGTGTGAAGTGGTATTCCCGGCGTTTTTCAGACGCGGGAATAGCCCATTTTCGAAGGGGAATGCGAACCCTGTGGGAGCGAGCAAGGCTCGCTCCCACAGGGTGAATGCCTCAGGATCAATGTTTCTGCTTGTCGTCGCCCGCAGCCAGATCATGCAAATGCCGACG from the Pseudomonas sp. N3-W genome contains:
- a CDS encoding chemotaxis response regulator protein-glutamate methylesterase, translated to MKIAIVNDMPMAVEALRRALAFEPAHQVIWVAANGAEAVQRCAEHTPDLILMDLIMPVMDGVEATRQIMAETPCAIVIVTVDRQQNVHRVFEAMGHGALDVVDTPAIGAGNAQEAAAPLLRKIMNIGWLIGEKGKRVRSAPTPSRSSASRQRLVAIGSSAGGPAALELLLKGLPKDFSAAIVLVQHVDQVFAAGMAEWLSSASGLNVRLAREGEPPQPGTVLLAGTNHHIRLLKNGTLAYTAEPVNEIYRPSIDVFFESVASYWNGDAVGVLLTGMGRDGAQGLKLMRQQGYLTIAQDQNSSAVYGMPKAAAAIDAAVEIRPLDKIAPRLLEIFPK
- a CDS encoding PleD family two-component system response regulator is translated as MNDLQLDGYKTDENAAMVLLVDDQAMIGEAVRRGLSNEENIDFHFCADPHQAIAQAIRIKPTVILQDLVMPGLDGLSLVREYRNHPATKDIPIIVLSTKEDPLIKSAAFAAGANDYLVKLPDNIELVARIRYHSRSYMTLLQRDAAYRALRVSQQQLLDTNLVLQRLMNSDGLTGLSNRRHFDEYLELEWRRSLRDQTQLSLLMIDVDYFKSYNDSFGHLEGDEALRKVATAIRDASARPSDLPARYGGEEFALVLPNTSPGGARLVAEKLRQTVAALKIPHIVPAEGASLTISIGLSTVIPQAGSDCRQLISAADKGLYLAKNNGRNQVGIE
- a CDS encoding hybrid sensor histidine kinase/response regulator; its protein translation is MTPEQMRDASLLELFSLEAEAQTQVLSTGLLALERDPTQADHLESCMRAAHSLKGAARIVGVDAGVSVAHVMEDCLVSAQEGRLYLRPEHIDALLQGTDLLMRIATPSSAPAPVEIDAYVALMGHLLDPMAAALASQSMAPVMAELQMEAPRLKDELPIPVPVVEPVMPTEPLKKSRRTTENGERVLRVTAERLNSLLDLSSKSLVETLRLKPHLATMQRLKRMQGNGLRALENLNVHLKEHALSLEAQEALEDARRLLAETHHLLAEKNAELDEFAWQASQRAQVLYDTALACRMRPFADVLSGQVRMVRDLGRSLGKQVRLEIEGEKTQVDRDVLEKLEAPLTHLLRNAVDHGIETPQQRLLAGKPEEGLIRLRASHQAGLLVLELSDDGNGVDLEKVRRSIVERQLSPTETAAQLSEEELLTFLFLPGFSLRDTVTEVSGRGVGLDAVQHMVRQLRGAVVLEQTAGEGSRFHLEVPLTLSVVRSLVVEVGDEAYAFPLAHIERMCDLEPDDIVQLEGRQHFWHEGRHVGLVAASQLLHRPASQSSQATLKVVVIREREAIYGVAVERFVGERTLVVLPLDERLGKVQDISAGALLDDGSVVLIVDVEDMLRSVDKLLNTGRLERIARHSQQTVEAARKRILVVDDSLTVRELQRKLLLNRGYDVAVAVDGMDGWNALRSEDFDLLITDIDMPRMDGIELVSLLRRDNRLQSLPVMVVSYKDREEDRRRGLDAGADYYLAKASFHDDALLDAVVELIGGARA
- the lysS gene encoding lysine--tRNA ligase; its protein translation is MSDLELDPQALQQEENSLIALRKEKLAAERAKGNAFPNDFRRDAYCEDLQKQYVDKTKEELAEAAIAVKVAGRIMLNRGSFMVIQDMSGRIQVYVNRKTLSEETLAAVKTWDLGDIIAAEGTLARSGKGDLYVEMTSVRLLTKSLRPLPDKHHGLSDTEQRYRQRYVDLIVNEDVRHTFRVRSQVIAHTRAFLMQRDFLEVETPMLQTIPGGAAAKPFETHHNALDMGMYLRIAPELYLKRLVVGGFEKVFEINRNFRNEGVSTRHNPEFTMLEFYQAYADYEDNMDLTEELFRELAQLVLGSTDVPYGDKVFHFGEPFVRLSVFDSILKYNPELSADDLTDIDKARAIAKKAGAKVLGFEGLGKLQVMIFEELVEHKLEQPHFITQYPFEVSPLARRNDDNPNVTDRFELFIGGREIANAYSELNDAEDQAERFMAQVADKDAGDDEAMHYDADFVRALEYGMPPTAGEGIGIDRLVMLLTNSPSIRDVILFPHMRPQA
- the prfB gene encoding peptide chain release factor 2 (programmed frameshift); its protein translation is MEINPILNSIKDLSERSETIRGYLDYDQKHERLTEVNRELEDPAVWNNPSYAQELGRERSLLAQIVETLDEMHTGLADAKDLLLMSAEEEDQAAVDDVAAEVERLRESLEKLEFRRMFSGEMDANNAYLDIQAGSGGTEAQDWANILLRMYLRWADKRGFDATIMELSAGEVAGIKGATVHIKGEYAFGWLRTEIGVHRLVRKSPYDSGNRRHTSFSAVFVSPEIDDNIEIDINPSDLRIDTYRSSGAGGQHVNTTDSAVRITHVPSNTVVSCQNERSQHANKDTAMKMLRARLYEQEVQKRNAASQALEDTKSDIGWGHQIRSYVLDASRIKDLRTNIERSDCDKVLDGDIDEYLVASLKQGL
- a CDS encoding chemotaxis protein CheW; amino-acid sequence: MSLADSLSVTHEDAQAIDDCWNRIGIHGDKSCSLLIEHIHCRNCAVYSAAATRLLDRYALQQDDRVQVSAAVEVDVKTRSLLMFRLGEEWLGLATRTLVEVAPMQAIHSLPHQRSRALLGVANVRGALVACLSLVELLGLDATVGVVSGARVMPRMLIIAAQGGPVVVPVDEVDGIHAIDERILDAASQSGVQASAKYTRGVLQFKGRSLRWLDEEQLLSAVTRSLT